AAGATTCAATGTATCCTGGAAAAAGCTTATCCCCAACCTCAGAAGAGTCTTTGATATTCCTTCTAACTTCAAAAGAATATTTTTCTCCAGAGATGCTCTTTTTAACCTAGGTAAGTCCATAATAAAGATGACTATCCTCGGAGTAGCCCTATACTTCACAATAGTGGGAGAGATTGATAACTTTAAGAAGATAATATTCAATGAACCAATGCAAGGGTTTTTCTACGTTACCAGTTTCTCTTTTAAGGTTGCAAATATAGCGGTAATAGCTCTCTTAGTATTTAGTATATTTGATTATCTCTACCAAAGATGGAGCTTTAGAAAATCCCTAATGATGACTCCTAGGGAACTAAAACAAGAGATAAAGGAATTTGAGGGAGACCCCCAGATCAAAGCTAGAATAAGAGAGCTAGAGCAACAAATCTTACACAGAAGGTCACTGAGAGAAGTACCTAGTGCAGATGTGGTGATAACGAACCCAACCCATTATGCAGTAGCACTAAAATACGAACCTTCATATATGAGTGCCCCTACAGTGATAGCTAAGGGTATAGACTCACTAGCCTTACAAATAAGAAAAATCGCTGAGGAAAACGGCATTGAAATAGTTGAAAATCGGCACCTTGCTAGAGCTTTGTACTACTCCGTAGACATAGGAGAAGAAATCC
This genomic interval from Brevinematia bacterium contains the following:
- the flhB gene encoding flagellar biosynthesis protein FlhB, which encodes MSLTEQRISYINLQIFAEEDEGRTLEPTEYRLRKAREEGNVPQSQELASGIILLLMVWAISFMAMNIFKGLYEIFHIAINSIGSKEISISNFNNMFLASFKVVIGFLLPLLLLAVFLSIISHTLQTRFNVSWKKLIPNLRRVFDIPSNFKRIFFSRDALFNLGKSIIKMTILGVALYFTIVGEIDNFKKIIFNEPMQGFFYVTSFSFKVANIAVIALLVFSIFDYLYQRWSFRKSLMMTPRELKQEIKEFEGDPQIKARIRELEQQILHRRSLREVPSADVVITNPTHYAVALKYEPSYMSAPTVIAKGIDSLALQIRKIAEENGIEIVENRHLARALYYSVDIGEEIPPEYYSIVANILSVVYRKKGKTI